From one Euwallacea fornicatus isolate EFF26 chromosome 4, ASM4011564v1, whole genome shotgun sequence genomic stretch:
- the LOC136338937 gene encoding uncharacterized protein isoform X2, producing MHYFVEMDPVVSEFEELMLCGYCRQKFNDSELSPKLLSCKHYFCLQCTRTSLIKGHELYCVYCWKRTELGELGPESLPTYTPVLCLAKNFSQIKLGMKAPDKTTTLSTKVTSENCHTHAMPLVLWCHSCCTSLCRACASTAEHANHKIKSQAEAKEQLVTEMQVDLASMNKVLSEIQRLAMQQREFLLKILEACVTLKTHVEADLTNNASHFEIGETRDVLAKLRLNLSMAESLADVHNINANINLEKHRLQMRYHEMYLQCQLDDLVRSSSVIFDFQLLKQALSNINNGEQIFPGNSRHLSSSQPQNPILFLANYCMSQLYSRHILSKQTVNGALEFQNHNQTLNHNQNTVPPINYLAHSHNSQQLIATPKNIYQDNNLMMQPIMASPQIRQPANVCPLFYFNIEVNGTQLGRIVIEVRADVAPKMAKNFGALATGETGMGYKGCQIFQCWEGESVITGDFELNNGRGGRSIFEEAYFLPDDTKLVASRGTVGMRRTQKRHDNLGMVGSQFRIILQEMRGFTGIFGHVIEGLELVEKISTYGDTAGKPTKNILISKCGKL from the exons aaatggATCCCGTAGTATCAGAATTCGAAGAGCTGATGTTATGTGGTTACTGCAGGCAAAAATTCAACGACTCTGAATTGAGCCCGAAACTGCTCTCCTGCAAACACTACTTCTGCTTGCAGTGCACGCGCACTAGTTTAATCAAGGGCCACGAGCTCTACTGCGTGTACTGCTGGAAGAGGACTGAATTAGGCGAATTAGGACCCGAATCGCTGCCCACGTACACCCCGGTACTATGCTTGGCCAAGAATTTTTCGCAGATAAAACTCGGAATGAAAGCACCCGATAAGACCACCACGTTATCGACTAAA GTGACGTCGGAAAACTGTCACACCCACGCTATGCCTCTGGTCCTGTGGTGTCATTCCTGCTGCACGTCTCTCTGCCGAGCATGCGCGTCGACGGCGGAGCACGCAAATCACAAGATCAAGTCTCAAGCCGAAGCTAAAGAGCAATTAGTGACTGAAATGCAAGTCGATCTTGCGTCTATGAATAAG GTCCTTTCTGAGATACAAAGACTGGCGATGCAGCAGCGCGAATTTCTGCTGAAGATCCTCGAAGCGTGCGTAACTCTGAAGACCCACGTCGAAGCCGACCTTACCAACAACGCATCTCACTTCGAAATAG GTGAGACTCGTGACGTGTTAGCCAAACTCCGACTGAACCTCTCCATGGCGGAGTCGTTGGCGGACGTGCACAACATCAACGCCAACATCAACTTGGAAAAGCACCGTCTCCAGATGCGGTACCACGAAATGTACTTGCAGTGTCAACTCGACGACCTCGTCCGCAGTTCCTCGGTAATTTTCGATTTCCAACTGTTGAAGCAAGCGCTCAGCAACATCAACAACGGAGAACAGATTTTTCCCGGGAACTCCAGGCATTTGTCGTCCTCGCAGCCACAGAACCCCATCCTCTTCCTCGCCAACTATTGCATGTCTCAACTGTACTCTCGGCACATTCTGTCTAAGCAGACCGTCAACGGGGCGTTAGAATTCCAGAATCATAATCAAACATTGAACCACAACCAAAACACTGTACCTCCTATTAACTACCTCGCGCACTCCCATAATTCTCAACAATTAATAGCTACACctaaaaacatttatcaagATAACAATCTGATGATGCAGCCGATAATGGCTTCTCCTCAGATTCGTCAACCCGCGAACGTGTGTCCGTTGTTCTATTTCAATATCGAGGTAAACGGGACTCAGCTGGGTCGGATAGTGATCGAGGTAAGGGCGGACGTCGCCCCGAAGATGGCTAAAAATTTCGGGGCACTAGCCACGGGAGAGACGGGGATGGGATATAAGGGTTGTCAAATATTCCAGTGTTGGGAGGGGGAGAGCGTCATTACCGGAGACTTTGAGCTGAATAACGGAAGGGGCGGAAGGTCGATTTTCGAGGAAGCGTACTTCCTGCCAGACGACACCAAGCTGGTCGCGTCCCGGGGGACGGTGGGCATGCGCAGAACCCAGAAGCGGCACGACAACTTGGGAATGGTGGGCTCGCAGTTCAGGATAATACTGCAGGAAATGCGGGGCTTCACGGGGATTTTCGGACACGTAATCGAGGGGTTAGAGTTAGTCGAAAAAATTAGTACCTATGGGGACACGGCAGGGaaaccaacaaaaaatatactaaTATCGAAATGCGGCAAACTTTAA
- the LOC136338937 gene encoding uncharacterized protein isoform X1, whose protein sequence is MHYFVEMDPVVSEFEELMLCGYCRQKFNDSELSPKLLSCKHYFCLQCTRTSLIKGHELYCVYCWKRTELGELGPESLPTYTPVLCLAKNFSQIKLGMKAPDKTTTLSTKVTSENCHTHAMPLVLWCHSCCTSLCRACASTAEHANHKIKSQAEAKEQLVTEMQVDLASMNKVLSEIQRLAMQQREFLLKILEACVTLKTHVEADLTNNASHFEIVSGETRDVLAKLRLNLSMAESLADVHNINANINLEKHRLQMRYHEMYLQCQLDDLVRSSSVIFDFQLLKQALSNINNGEQIFPGNSRHLSSSQPQNPILFLANYCMSQLYSRHILSKQTVNGALEFQNHNQTLNHNQNTVPPINYLAHSHNSQQLIATPKNIYQDNNLMMQPIMASPQIRQPANVCPLFYFNIEVNGTQLGRIVIEVRADVAPKMAKNFGALATGETGMGYKGCQIFQCWEGESVITGDFELNNGRGGRSIFEEAYFLPDDTKLVASRGTVGMRRTQKRHDNLGMVGSQFRIILQEMRGFTGIFGHVIEGLELVEKISTYGDTAGKPTKNILISKCGKL, encoded by the exons aaatggATCCCGTAGTATCAGAATTCGAAGAGCTGATGTTATGTGGTTACTGCAGGCAAAAATTCAACGACTCTGAATTGAGCCCGAAACTGCTCTCCTGCAAACACTACTTCTGCTTGCAGTGCACGCGCACTAGTTTAATCAAGGGCCACGAGCTCTACTGCGTGTACTGCTGGAAGAGGACTGAATTAGGCGAATTAGGACCCGAATCGCTGCCCACGTACACCCCGGTACTATGCTTGGCCAAGAATTTTTCGCAGATAAAACTCGGAATGAAAGCACCCGATAAGACCACCACGTTATCGACTAAA GTGACGTCGGAAAACTGTCACACCCACGCTATGCCTCTGGTCCTGTGGTGTCATTCCTGCTGCACGTCTCTCTGCCGAGCATGCGCGTCGACGGCGGAGCACGCAAATCACAAGATCAAGTCTCAAGCCGAAGCTAAAGAGCAATTAGTGACTGAAATGCAAGTCGATCTTGCGTCTATGAATAAG GTCCTTTCTGAGATACAAAGACTGGCGATGCAGCAGCGCGAATTTCTGCTGAAGATCCTCGAAGCGTGCGTAACTCTGAAGACCCACGTCGAAGCCGACCTTACCAACAACGCATCTCACTTCGAAATAG TTTCAGGTGAGACTCGTGACGTGTTAGCCAAACTCCGACTGAACCTCTCCATGGCGGAGTCGTTGGCGGACGTGCACAACATCAACGCCAACATCAACTTGGAAAAGCACCGTCTCCAGATGCGGTACCACGAAATGTACTTGCAGTGTCAACTCGACGACCTCGTCCGCAGTTCCTCGGTAATTTTCGATTTCCAACTGTTGAAGCAAGCGCTCAGCAACATCAACAACGGAGAACAGATTTTTCCCGGGAACTCCAGGCATTTGTCGTCCTCGCAGCCACAGAACCCCATCCTCTTCCTCGCCAACTATTGCATGTCTCAACTGTACTCTCGGCACATTCTGTCTAAGCAGACCGTCAACGGGGCGTTAGAATTCCAGAATCATAATCAAACATTGAACCACAACCAAAACACTGTACCTCCTATTAACTACCTCGCGCACTCCCATAATTCTCAACAATTAATAGCTACACctaaaaacatttatcaagATAACAATCTGATGATGCAGCCGATAATGGCTTCTCCTCAGATTCGTCAACCCGCGAACGTGTGTCCGTTGTTCTATTTCAATATCGAGGTAAACGGGACTCAGCTGGGTCGGATAGTGATCGAGGTAAGGGCGGACGTCGCCCCGAAGATGGCTAAAAATTTCGGGGCACTAGCCACGGGAGAGACGGGGATGGGATATAAGGGTTGTCAAATATTCCAGTGTTGGGAGGGGGAGAGCGTCATTACCGGAGACTTTGAGCTGAATAACGGAAGGGGCGGAAGGTCGATTTTCGAGGAAGCGTACTTCCTGCCAGACGACACCAAGCTGGTCGCGTCCCGGGGGACGGTGGGCATGCGCAGAACCCAGAAGCGGCACGACAACTTGGGAATGGTGGGCTCGCAGTTCAGGATAATACTGCAGGAAATGCGGGGCTTCACGGGGATTTTCGGACACGTAATCGAGGGGTTAGAGTTAGTCGAAAAAATTAGTACCTATGGGGACACGGCAGGGaaaccaacaaaaaatatactaaTATCGAAATGCGGCAAACTTTAA
- the LOC136338937 gene encoding uncharacterized protein isoform X3 codes for MDPVVSEFEELMLCGYCRQKFNDSELSPKLLSCKHYFCLQCTRTSLIKGHELYCVYCWKRTELGELGPESLPTYTPVLCLAKNFSQIKLGMKAPDKTTTLSTKVTSENCHTHAMPLVLWCHSCCTSLCRACASTAEHANHKIKSQAEAKEQLVTEMQVDLASMNKVLSEIQRLAMQQREFLLKILEACVTLKTHVEADLTNNASHFEIVSGETRDVLAKLRLNLSMAESLADVHNINANINLEKHRLQMRYHEMYLQCQLDDLVRSSSVIFDFQLLKQALSNINNGEQIFPGNSRHLSSSQPQNPILFLANYCMSQLYSRHILSKQTVNGALEFQNHNQTLNHNQNTVPPINYLAHSHNSQQLIATPKNIYQDNNLMMQPIMASPQIRQPANVCPLFYFNIEVNGTQLGRIVIEVRADVAPKMAKNFGALATGETGMGYKGCQIFQCWEGESVITGDFELNNGRGGRSIFEEAYFLPDDTKLVASRGTVGMRRTQKRHDNLGMVGSQFRIILQEMRGFTGIFGHVIEGLELVEKISTYGDTAGKPTKNILISKCGKL; via the exons atggATCCCGTAGTATCAGAATTCGAAGAGCTGATGTTATGTGGTTACTGCAGGCAAAAATTCAACGACTCTGAATTGAGCCCGAAACTGCTCTCCTGCAAACACTACTTCTGCTTGCAGTGCACGCGCACTAGTTTAATCAAGGGCCACGAGCTCTACTGCGTGTACTGCTGGAAGAGGACTGAATTAGGCGAATTAGGACCCGAATCGCTGCCCACGTACACCCCGGTACTATGCTTGGCCAAGAATTTTTCGCAGATAAAACTCGGAATGAAAGCACCCGATAAGACCACCACGTTATCGACTAAA GTGACGTCGGAAAACTGTCACACCCACGCTATGCCTCTGGTCCTGTGGTGTCATTCCTGCTGCACGTCTCTCTGCCGAGCATGCGCGTCGACGGCGGAGCACGCAAATCACAAGATCAAGTCTCAAGCCGAAGCTAAAGAGCAATTAGTGACTGAAATGCAAGTCGATCTTGCGTCTATGAATAAG GTCCTTTCTGAGATACAAAGACTGGCGATGCAGCAGCGCGAATTTCTGCTGAAGATCCTCGAAGCGTGCGTAACTCTGAAGACCCACGTCGAAGCCGACCTTACCAACAACGCATCTCACTTCGAAATAG TTTCAGGTGAGACTCGTGACGTGTTAGCCAAACTCCGACTGAACCTCTCCATGGCGGAGTCGTTGGCGGACGTGCACAACATCAACGCCAACATCAACTTGGAAAAGCACCGTCTCCAGATGCGGTACCACGAAATGTACTTGCAGTGTCAACTCGACGACCTCGTCCGCAGTTCCTCGGTAATTTTCGATTTCCAACTGTTGAAGCAAGCGCTCAGCAACATCAACAACGGAGAACAGATTTTTCCCGGGAACTCCAGGCATTTGTCGTCCTCGCAGCCACAGAACCCCATCCTCTTCCTCGCCAACTATTGCATGTCTCAACTGTACTCTCGGCACATTCTGTCTAAGCAGACCGTCAACGGGGCGTTAGAATTCCAGAATCATAATCAAACATTGAACCACAACCAAAACACTGTACCTCCTATTAACTACCTCGCGCACTCCCATAATTCTCAACAATTAATAGCTACACctaaaaacatttatcaagATAACAATCTGATGATGCAGCCGATAATGGCTTCTCCTCAGATTCGTCAACCCGCGAACGTGTGTCCGTTGTTCTATTTCAATATCGAGGTAAACGGGACTCAGCTGGGTCGGATAGTGATCGAGGTAAGGGCGGACGTCGCCCCGAAGATGGCTAAAAATTTCGGGGCACTAGCCACGGGAGAGACGGGGATGGGATATAAGGGTTGTCAAATATTCCAGTGTTGGGAGGGGGAGAGCGTCATTACCGGAGACTTTGAGCTGAATAACGGAAGGGGCGGAAGGTCGATTTTCGAGGAAGCGTACTTCCTGCCAGACGACACCAAGCTGGTCGCGTCCCGGGGGACGGTGGGCATGCGCAGAACCCAGAAGCGGCACGACAACTTGGGAATGGTGGGCTCGCAGTTCAGGATAATACTGCAGGAAATGCGGGGCTTCACGGGGATTTTCGGACACGTAATCGAGGGGTTAGAGTTAGTCGAAAAAATTAGTACCTATGGGGACACGGCAGGGaaaccaacaaaaaatatactaaTATCGAAATGCGGCAAACTTTAA